The proteins below come from a single Campylobacter sp. CCUG 57310 genomic window:
- a CDS encoding tRNA (adenosine(37)-N6)-dimethylallyltransferase MiaA: MKELAIIGATASGKTDLALKLASEFNVIILSLDSLCVYKEINIASAKPSEAELVSVRHFGINLIYPNEHFDVGMFFEIYRQARQFAMQNGKNLFITGGSGFYLKSLISGLSPKFDKLESGLSNAEIYEFASKIDPVFAAKFSQNDTYRLNKWLEIYVHILKTENPAQELGLENLIEIVQGKAVQNFQISTAPSVYLQENTYEPIISNLKIFEIVWDREILRERIKIRTENMLDKGLLDEAKFLFEKYPNEPKPLKSIGLKECGEFLRGEINESELFELISTHTAQLAKRQRTFNRSQFEEKFSGSIQDCETKIREFLS; encoded by the coding sequence TTGAAAGAACTTGCTATCATAGGCGCTACGGCAAGCGGCAAGACAGATCTTGCGCTTAAGCTTGCAAGCGAGTTTAACGTCATTATCTTAAGTCTTGACTCGCTTTGCGTCTATAAAGAGATCAATATCGCAAGTGCAAAGCCAAGCGAGGCGGAGCTTGTCAGTGTGAGGCATTTTGGGATAAATTTGATATATCCAAACGAACATTTTGACGTGGGGATGTTTTTTGAGATTTATAGGCAAGCTAGACAGTTTGCCATGCAAAATGGCAAAAATTTATTTATAACAGGCGGAAGCGGATTTTATCTAAAATCCTTGATCTCAGGGCTTTCGCCGAAATTTGATAAGCTTGAAAGCGGACTTAGTAACGCTGAAATTTACGAATTTGCAAGTAAGATAGATCCTGTTTTTGCCGCTAAATTTAGCCAAAATGACACATATAGGCTAAACAAATGGCTTGAAATTTACGTTCATATTTTAAAGACTGAAAACCCCGCCCAAGAGCTTGGGCTTGAAAATTTGATTGAAATCGTGCAGGGTAAGGCGGTGCAAAATTTTCAAATTTCAACCGCTCCAAGCGTTTATTTGCAAGAAAATACTTATGAGCCCATCATCTCAAATTTAAAGATTTTTGAGATAGTTTGGGATAGGGAAATTTTGCGTGAGCGCATAAAAATTCGCACGGAAAATATGCTTGATAAAGGGCTTTTAGATGAGGCGAAATTTCTTTTTGAAAAGTATCCTAATGAGCCAAAACCGCTTAAGTCAATCGGGCTTAAAGAGTGCGGCGAGTTTTTAAGAGGCGAGATCAATGAAAGCGAGCTTTTTGAGCTGATTTCAACGCATACGGCTCAGCTTGCCAAACGTCAGCGCACCTTTAACCGCTCGCAATTTGAAGAGAAATTTAGCGGCTCTATCCAAGATTGCGAAACAAAAATTCGCGAATTTTTAAGCTGA
- a CDS encoding epoxyqueuosine reductase QueH, giving the protein MLVHICCSVDSHYFLRRLREDFPDEELIGYFYDPNIHPYSEFLMRYEDVKRSCDAMGIKLICGKYDYESWLAGTKGLEDEPEKGKRCKYCFDFRVGSSAAKAIEFGQKSVTTTLLMSPKKDFSQLEASLKEAVSGYELEAVAVDYRKNGGTNEQFELAKKDKLYHQNYCGCIFGLSKQREAQNLPLSELASEINGRVLPGSIEERLELYKRVRECEEKGVKFHLSRKYFLNYRLLRGFVRVDGKVAPSYFLLYSNFKRSSVKFSVSKAKDLLDELRDGVTMMNLAKFNELTKSDYASVNMLCKNPPSVEAELNLRRQICGDFSQNPIIVLDQILEGRYEIYGKSVTYNDSREILVLE; this is encoded by the coding sequence TTGCTAGTTCATATCTGCTGTTCTGTCGATAGCCACTACTTTTTGCGCCGTTTGCGCGAGGACTTTCCTGATGAGGAGCTGATTGGCTATTTTTATGACCCAAACATCCATCCTTATAGCGAATTTTTGATGCGTTACGAGGACGTTAAGCGCTCGTGCGATGCGATGGGTATCAAGCTGATATGCGGAAAATACGACTATGAAAGCTGGCTTGCCGGAACTAAAGGGCTTGAAGATGAGCCTGAAAAAGGCAAGCGCTGTAAATACTGCTTTGATTTTCGTGTAGGAAGCTCGGCTGCTAAGGCGATTGAGTTTGGGCAAAAGTCGGTTACAACGACGCTTTTGATGAGTCCAAAGAAGGATTTTAGCCAGCTTGAAGCTTCGCTAAAAGAGGCGGTAAGCGGCTATGAGCTTGAAGCGGTGGCTGTTGATTACCGAAAAAACGGCGGCACAAACGAGCAGTTTGAGCTAGCCAAAAAAGATAAGCTCTATCATCAAAATTACTGCGGATGTATCTTTGGGCTTAGTAAGCAGCGAGAGGCGCAGAATTTGCCGTTAAGTGAGCTTGCAAGTGAGATAAACGGACGCGTTTTACCCGGCAGTATCGAAGAGCGGCTTGAGCTTTATAAAAGAGTGCGAGAATGCGAAGAAAAGGGCGTGAAATTTCATCTTTCGCGCAAGTATTTTTTAAACTACCGCCTGCTTAGGGGATTTGTGAGAGTTGACGGAAAGGTTGCGCCTAGCTACTTTTTGCTCTACTCAAATTTTAAGCGTTCGAGCGTGAAATTTAGTGTAAGCAAGGCAAAAGATCTGCTTGATGAGCTTCGAGACGGCGTAACGATGATGAATTTAGCCAAATTTAACGAGCTTACAAAGAGTGATTACGCAAGCGTTAATATGCTTTGCAAAAATCCGCCAAGCGTGGAAGCTGAGTTAAATTTAAGAAGGCAAATTTGCGGGGATTTTAGCCAAAATCCAATAATAGTGCTTGATCAAATTTTAGAGGGCAGATATGAAATTTATGGCAAAAGCGTAACTTATAACGACAGCAGGGAAATTTTGGTTTTAGAGTGA
- the fabZ gene encoding 3-hydroxyacyl-ACP dehydratase FabZ, with the protein MIDIMQIQKILPHRYPFLLIDRVVEIEPAKHIVAYKNVTIGEPVFQGHFPDHPIYPGVMIIEGMAQAGGVLAFKSMSDEHQAGIENKVVYFMSIDRAKFRHPIRPGDKLEYRLEVLKHKGNIWVLDGKAYVDGTLACEAELKAMIVDK; encoded by the coding sequence GTGATAGACATAATGCAAATTCAAAAGATACTTCCGCATAGATATCCGTTTTTACTCATCGATAGAGTCGTAGAAATCGAGCCCGCAAAGCACATAGTGGCTTATAAAAACGTAACGATCGGCGAGCCGGTTTTCCAAGGACACTTCCCCGATCATCCGATATATCCGGGTGTAATGATAATAGAAGGCATGGCGCAAGCGGGCGGAGTGCTCGCGTTTAAGAGTATGAGCGATGAACATCAGGCGGGCATTGAAAATAAGGTTGTCTATTTTATGAGCATAGATCGCGCTAAATTTCGCCATCCTATCCGCCCGGGCGACAAGCTTGAGTACCGCCTTGAAGTGCTAAAACACAAGGGAAATATCTGGGTGCTTGACGGTAAGGCTTATGTGGACGGAACTCTTGCTTGCGAGGCGGAGTTAAAAGCGATGATAGTAGATAAATAG
- the lpxA gene encoding acyl-ACP--UDP-N-acetylglucosamine O-acyltransferase produces the protein MKNIHKTAVIEDGAKIGEDAIIEAYAYVGKDAMLGNGVLVKQGARIVGDTHIGDFSKIYSYAIVGDIPQDISYKPESDTGVRIGKNATIREFCTINSGTHKGDGLTRIGDGAFIMAYCHIAHDCIIGNNVILANNATLAGHVEMGDFAVVGGLTPVHQFVRIGESCMIAGASALSQDVVPFCLAEGNRAYIRGLNLVGIRRRFDKENVEEINRAYKFLFRHEGGLKEAASELMQTQNNENVKKMCEFILSTTRGIPLAKGRE, from the coding sequence ATGAAAAATATCCATAAAACGGCGGTCATAGAAGACGGCGCCAAGATCGGCGAAGACGCGATAATTGAAGCCTATGCCTATGTCGGAAAGGACGCGATGCTTGGTAACGGCGTGCTGGTTAAGCAGGGTGCCAGAATCGTGGGAGATACGCACATAGGCGACTTTAGTAAAATTTACAGCTACGCGATCGTAGGCGACATACCTCAAGATATCAGCTACAAGCCTGAAAGCGATACTGGCGTTCGAATAGGCAAAAACGCCACAATCCGAGAATTTTGCACGATAAATTCGGGCACGCATAAAGGCGATGGGCTAACCAGAATCGGCGATGGTGCCTTTATCATGGCGTATTGTCATATCGCGCATGACTGCATAATCGGCAACAACGTAATCCTAGCAAACAACGCTACTTTAGCCGGACACGTTGAGATGGGAGATTTTGCGGTAGTCGGCGGATTAACTCCCGTGCATCAGTTCGTGCGAATCGGCGAAAGCTGCATGATCGCAGGGGCAAGCGCGCTTAGTCAAGATGTAGTGCCGTTTTGCCTAGCCGAGGGCAATAGAGCCTATATAAGAGGGCTAAATTTGGTTGGAATTCGCAGAAGATTTGATAAAGAAAACGTAGAAGAGATAAATAGGGCTTATAAATTTTTATTTAGACATGAAGGTGGGTTAAAAGAGGCTGCAAGCGAGCTTATGCAAACTCAAAACAACGAAAATGTAAAAAAAATGTGCGAATTTATATTAAGCACGACGCGGGGAATTCCGCTAGCAAAAGGAAGAGAATAA